GAAAGACAACTGAACCACCCCAGCCATTGGCTAATACCAGCAACAGCAAATAAATTGAAAAAAAATTGGGCACTCCTAAAGCTATGCCACCAACAAGATTTTTGAGTCTGAACTTAACTTTTCCTCTTAGGTACTGAATTATTAATATAACGAATCCGGTAAAACCTGCTGAGAGAAATAAAGTGGCTACAAATCCGGGATCGCCATTATTTACCAATCCATGATACTGAATCAGGAAAATGGAACTGTCAATGACACATGAAAAAAGAAATGTCAAGATAGGAAGCATTAGTACCCATTTGGAAAGAACAGATTTGCGCTCATTATTTTTTTGGTAACTCAATAAAATAATGGATAAAACAGATGCAATAATTCCAAACCACTTCAAAAATGAAGAAGTTTCGCCAAAAAAAATAATTGCTATCAATGCCGGTGCAATTAAGGACATTTTTTGAAATATAGTAGTTATTACCATCCCAAAATGCTGCACAGTGAGTGCCATGATATTAAATACAATTATAAAAATCACTCCCAGTAAAAATGCGTACTTAAACCAGGGTAGCGTCAGGAGATTATCCGGTAATGGATTGCCCCCAGCCACCACACTTGCAGTAAGAACACATACAATATAGTTGACAGTGATAGCCTGAAAATTATCAATACCGTATTTGTCAAATAACTTAAAAGCAACTCCAATGAGTGCGTTGAGTATGATACACAAAATGAGTAAAATCATTTCACTTGAATTGAAGGAAACAGAACATTCAGAGATGAAGGGATTACTTTAAACGTAACAGTTTTGTCTGACTCAAATCCTTCACCATCTACATGCATATGTTCTTTGTCTTTGATTTTAATGGTAACTTCTCTGACTTTATACAATTTGACGAGAGGGCTTTTATGAAAAGTTCTGTTCAGCATTCTGAATGCCATCAGAAAGTATCTGAAAACAGGTTTTTTGACCACTAATAAGACATCTAACATTCCATCTTGAAGATCAGCATTAGGAACAATAGTAAAATTATATCCATAAATGGAGGCATTGGCTACCACTGCCATCGCGTATTGACCACTGAATTTTTCATTTTCAGTCTCAATTTCAAGACTCAGATACTTAAAAGATAAACTTTCTTTTAATGTTGCTATGAAGTAGGGTAGAAAGCCCCTTTTTTTATTCGCTTTAGTTTTAAAGGCAACAGTAGCATCCAGTCCGATCCCGGCAATATTTAGAAAAAAACGGTCATTAGCCAAACAAGTATCAATTTTTTGAACAATACCAGTGTTGATTGCCTTTAAACTGTATTCTGCCTGGCGACCTAATCCTATGTGCATTGCAAAACCGTTTCCTGATCCGAAGGGTATTACACTCAGTATGGTGTTTTGGTGTACCAGGGATGAAGCGACTTCATTTACGGTACCATCTCCACCGACAGCTGCAACCATATAATAGTTTTTATCAACAGCCTCTTTGCTCAGTAGCCGGGCGTGCCCGCTATATTGGGTCAAACAAATTTCATATTCAAATTTTGTCAGATCCAGATTATTTCTGATTAATGCGTCAAGTTGATCCTTTTTTTTAGTACCGGAAAATGGATTGGTTACAAATCTTATTTTTTTTCTTTCAGCCATCTTTTCATTCTTTACCTCACCTTACTTGAGCCAATTATTTTCTTTGTACCATAGAATGGTTTCTTTAATTCCTTCATCTAATGTATAAGCCGCAGTAAACCCTAAATCTTTTTGCTGTTCTGAAATGTCACAATTCCAACTTCTGGCTTTGATTTCATTTACTTTCTCAATATTTAATGAAGGGTATTTTCCACTTAATGCAGACACTTTTTCAGAAACATAAGCTACTCCTTTGATCACAAAAATGGGTAATCTGATACTGACGGTTTTTTTAGAAAGGTGCTTTTTTATTAAACTGTTGAAATATTTTCCTTCATAACTTTGTCCATCTGTGACAAAATAGCCTTTATGCTTTACATCAGATGACATAGCATCCACAATCATTTTAGCCAAATCTTTTACATATATAAAAGTAAGTTTTTGTTTGCCAAAACCTGCAACCAACTCAATTCCTTTATTAATGGTTTCGAATACATTAAACAGATCTTTTTCCATTGGACCGTACACTGCTGTCGGCCTGAGGATAACCCAGGGTATATCTTTGCTATTGATCAATAAGTTTTCTGAATCAAGTTTGCTCCTGCCATAGTTAGTCACAGGGTGTGGTACAGAATTGGAATCAAGTATACCATTTTTTTGGAAATCAGCCGGTCCATAGGATGCCAGACTGCTTATAAAAACAAACTTCTGAATATTTATTTTTGCATTTTTAATAGCACAAAGCAAATTATCCAAATAAGTTGTATTAACTTTCCAGTATGCTTTGGGTTCAGGGCTTTTGGTAAGTCCGGCATTATGGATGATATATTCAAATTGATGGTATTGAAGGCTTTCAGTCATTTGAAGGATATCTTCAAAATTCCATTCAATCAGTTTTATGTCCAATCCTTTTAAACCTGAAGTATCACTGGACTTCCTTACTGTTGCTGTGACTTCATATCCTCTTGAAAGGCATTCTCTTACTATAAAACCTCCAATGAAGCCTGTAGCCCCTGTAATCAATACTTTTTTTTTCATTTCCGGTTTCAATTTCAAACTTTGGCTTTATAAAGCCGGTATGTTTTATATTTAACTCCGTTCAAATGTTCAGCAGCTTTTACCATCGCTTCATTGCTTTCCAATACCCATGATGCTTCACCTCCTATGATTCCTCGAGCCCTTGCCTGTAGAATGTTCTTTGAAAAAAATATAGCTTCTATGCCTTGTTTTCTGTATTCTTCCAGCACTCCAAGGGCTAATATCCTCACATATTTTGTTTTCTTTTTTCCTAACAACAATCTGAAAATTCCTAAAGGAAATAATCGTCCGCGTTTATTTTTAATCAGGATTTCGTTAATGTTGGGCACAGTGAGTGAAAATCCAATCGCTTCCCCATCTTTTTCAGCTATGTATGCAAATGACTCGTCAATGATCATTTTCAGATCATTTTTCAGGTACTCAAATTCTGCGTCTGTAAATGGAACAAATCCCCAGTTTTCTTCCCAGGCTGCATTATAGATTTTTTGTATTTTTTTTGTTTCTTCGTTGATATCTTTAATTCTGATATTTCGAATCGTTATGCCTTTTGATTTAAGTCTTTCTTCTAATGCTTCTGCAATCCTCAAAGATTTTTCTGATGCTTTGTCAGCGTATATCATGTAGGCATATAAATCCATTTCTTTTTTAAAACCAAAATTTTCAACGAGACGACCGTAATAGGGCTTATTGTAAGTCATCATGATTTTGGGAGAGTCTTCAAATCCTTCCACTAAAATCCCGGCTGTTTCATTGGTTGTAAAATTGGTAGGACCCATGATATCCGAATAGCCATTTTCTTTTGCAAAATCACAAGCCTTCTGAAGTAATACATTAGCTACATCCTGATCATCAATCACATCAAAAAAACCAAAAAAACCAATATTACTTTGATGGTGTTTATTGTAGTTTTTATTATTTATTGCAGCTATTCTTCCGGCAATTTTCCCATCTTTCCACGCCAGGTAATAATTCGCATTTCCATATTGGTGAAACGGATATTTTTTAGGATCAAGCATATCCTTCTGACCAATAAAGATTTCAGGGACGTAATATGGATCATCTTTATACAGATCATGCGGGAAGTCAATAAAGGCCTTTAGATCTTTATCATTTTTTACCTGCTCAATTTTTATGCTCAATTTTTGCTGATTTTAATACTGCTTTTATTACAGCATTTTAATTGATTGATAATCAAATATTTAAATTAAGATAAAACAGACGATTTTTCGAGATCAAATACTCCAATCTGAACTGCAATGCTATGAAGTTTATCAACAGATTCATCTATTTGTTCTTTGGTATGTGTGGCCATTAGTGAATATCGTATCAATGATGATGTACTCGGTACGGCAGGTGAAACAACCGGATTAACAAATATGCCTTGTTCAAGTGCCAGCTTGGTTAATTGAAAAGTTTTATAATCATCTCTGATCAAAATCGGAATAATCGGTGTGACACTATGACCAGTGTCAAAGCCTGCTGATTTTAAAGCCTGCATAGCATATCGGGTATTTTCCCACAACTTCTCTATCCTTTCAGGTTCAGCCTGTATCAAATCCAATGCAGCAATGACAGACGCAGCATTAGCAGGAGCTATGCTTGCACTGAATATCAGAGATCTGGCATTGTGCTTCAAATAATTAATAGTATCGTTATCAGCTGCTATGAATCCTCCAATGCTTGCAAGCGATTTACTGAATGTTCCCATAATCAGATCTACTTTGTCTGTCAGTCCAAAATGATCTGCTGTTCCTGCTCCCAGTTTTCCTAATACTCCTAATCCATGCGCATCATCGACCATGATATTAGCATTGTACTTCTCAGCCAATATGACTATTTCCGGCAGGTTTGCAATATCGCCTTCCATACTGAACACACCGTCCACCGCTATCAGTTTCATTTTGTCCGGCTCCACTCTTGAAAGGACTTTCTCGAGTGAATCCATATCATTATGGTTGTATTTTAGCACCTTTGCAAATGAAAGTCTGGCGCCATCAATAATGCAGGCATGATCCAGTTCATCCAGGATAATATAATCATGTCTTCCGGGTATAGATGAAATAACACCCAAATTTACCTGAAAACCGGTACTGAAAACCAACGCTCCTTCTTTACCGACAAATTTGGCTAATTTTTCTTCCAGTTCTATATGTATATCAAGAGTTCCATTCAAAAATCTGGAACCGGCACAACCTGAACCATACTTGTCAATTGCTTTTTTAGAGGCTTCTTTAAGCTTAGGGTGATTGGTAAGTCCCAAATAACTGTTAGACCCAAACATAAGCACATCTTTTCCGTCTATTTTCACTACAGTATCCTGTTCAGATTCAATAGTCCTGAAGAAAGGGTATAAACCCATCTCTTGAATTTGTTGTGGCAGGGTGTATGCTGCCATCTTTTTCTTAAGGATAGACATTTTGGAAAGGTTTTAAGCTATTCAATAAATTAATTAATCTGCAAATATCGTATTTATCACATAATTAATATGTATAAAAGCTTATAAATTTTCAATATTTAGATTATACTTCTATAATTTCATAATAATTGAATAGATTTGACCATAATTTTGGGTTGAATAAAATGATCATAATTAAAAATAAGTTGGTTTGAAAAAGGTATTAATTACTGGGGCAGCAGGGTTTATAGGCTCACATTTGTGTGACAGATTTATTAAAGAAGGCTATTATGTTATCGGAATGGATAATCTGATAACAGGAAATCTGGAAAATATTGAACACCTGTTTCCTTTACCGAATTTTGAATATTATCATCACGATGTTTCAAAATTTGTGCATGTGCCGGGTACGCTCGACTACATATTACATTTTGCATCACCAGCCAGTCCGATAGATTATCTTAAGATGCCTATTCAGACTTTAAAGGTGGGTTCGTTGGGTACACATAATCTTTTGGGTCTGGCAAAATCTAAAAGCGCAAGAATACTGATTGCATCCACATCTGAAGTTTACGGTGACCCTTTGGTTCATCCACAGAGAGAAGATTATTGGGGAAATGTCAATCCTATCGGTCCGCGGGGAGTGTATGATGAAGCGAAACGTTTTCAGGAAGCGATTACGATGGCGTACCACACTTATCATGGTTTAGAGACGCGAATTGTTCGGATTTTTAATACATATGGCCCGAGAATGAGAGTGGAAGATGGTCGGGTTTTGCCGGCTTTTTTTTCTCAGGCTATCCGAGGAGAAGGACTAACCGTTTTTGGGGATGGCTCGCAGACGAGGTCTTTTTGTTATGTGGACGATCTGGTAGAGGGTATTTACAGGCTGCTATTAAGTGACTATCATTTACCTGTCAATATTGGTAATCCGTCTGAAATAACCATTATGCAGTTTTCCAAAGAAGTACTTGATTTAGTTCAGAATCCAAAAGCACATATCATTTATAATCCGCTTCCGGTAGATGATCCGAAACAACGCCAACCGGATATAAGTCTTGCAAAAAAACTATTAAACTGGGAGCCAAATGTGAACAGGGAAGATGGATTGAAACGGACGTATGAATATTTCCGGAAAGTCGTGAGGTGATAAATGAATGAGCTTTAATCTGCCAAAAACCAGCTAAATACGAATCTAAGCATAGGGTCTAATTGTGGATATTGATAAACGTCAAAATTTACATTTTTATCAATTAAGTTACCTGCATTTTCATATTTAAACATAGCCTTAAACTTTGATACTTTGGCCATCAGAAATATTTCTCCGGCAGGAAAAAAAGGAAGATTGTAATCCGAAGCGTAAAATTGGCCCCAAACTGGACTATATCCATTGCCTTCATACGCAGGAATTATTCTGGCGTTGACTCCAATATTCACTTCCATTACTTTTTTAAATAGCATTCCTCCCCAATAAAATCTGTGGTAAGTAAGTAATGTAGGCAGATTATAGACATTATTTGAAAATGCCTGTAAATATAAATGGTTATCTAAATGAAAACCCCAAAGTTTAAAATTTTGAATTACTTCAAGCTGTGTCACAGAAAGTAATCCGTCCAATTGTTCTGGCTGGACTTCTTTATTCCAAAATACCGGTTTGTTCCATAATTGCTGGGAAATAGATGCTTTAAATTTCAAAAAAGGTATTTCCAAAGAACCTCTTAGAATGGAACCAAATGATTTGTCGTTGTTTATATTACGTATGACATTATTATTTAATATCAATACCTGAGAACTATAACTTTGTTCTGATTGAAATAATTTCAGGCTCGTTGTTAATATTAATTTTTTACCGGAATTAAATTGCAAATTGCCTTCCAGATCAAAATTGCCTGCATTCTGACCAATTCCAAGGTAAGCATTTGTATTTAGATATAAATTACGGTAGAAAGGTAAAGTACCTTTGAAAGCGAGTGTAACGTCATGCCTGGATTTATTTTCAGGAAAATTATTTATTGAGAAAAAATCATAGATCAATCCGGTTTTTAAAGTTATGCCGCTTCTGTTGGAGCTGTTTATGAAAAATGAATTTCTGAACTGATTCACAGTTATTAGCTTTCTGATACCCCTTGTGTCTTTGAGTAATGCTCCATAGTGTGCAGTGTCTTGTTTTCTTTTCAGATCAACATCTGAATACTTAAAATAGGACGGATTGTATTCGGTTTGGTTTTGAAGAAATAAGTTCCAATTACTTTTTGTATCTCCGGCCAGAAAATAATATTGCGACAATACATAATATTTCTGCTGATGTCTGGTCTCTGCCTGATTCAGAATGGTGGGTATGATCGACCTGATCGTTTCAACGGTGTAATTGGAGTCTGGTTGAATGCCTCCGTTATTGCTTTCTTCATTTGCATTCTGTAAATATAAGAGTGCGGACTGATATTTTCGGGAGGGATGTTCGTACCTGAAGCAAGCCCCGAAGTTTGTTGATTTAGTATTTTGGCCAGTGTAAAACCCTTCCTGAACAATTCTCTTAAAATTGAGACTGAAGCTTATTCCATCTTTAAAGTTTCTGGAAAAATTGGCTCCGGCAAATAAATTTTGCTGATTGCCGATTTGTGAAAACACCAAATCAGCGATAGGTTTGTTTTGATTGAAAACTTTAAAATTTTCAGGCGTGAAATTGTAGGCTTTGTATTGGTTCAATCCGACATTAAACCCTGTATTTACATCCTGACTGAAAATTAAGTTTTGAACTGCAGAACCCAGATTGCCTAAGTTTGCCCCGGTTTTATGAATATTTATTTCAGTAAAAATTGGAAAAATAGATTCATTTAGGGTTGTGTCCGTTTTTGGGAATTCCTTTAATAAATCTCCAATGTGGCTGTAGCTATACATGATTGTATCATTTTCTTCAGTTTCATTTTGGGAATTTGATACATTGGAGGGAGTCTCAACTCTCAATTTTCCCGCACCCGGAAATTGAGCGGATAAGTAAGTTGAAAAACTTAAAGCAATGACTAAAAAAGTACCTGAAAATAATGTCTGAATCATATAATATCTCCCGAGTTCGATTATTGCAATAAAGATACAGAATTTCTAACGTTTCATTTCGGTATATCATTATTAAGTTTGTATAACATATTGCACTTTTTTTAAAGAGGGAAGGTCGTCCCTTTATGGAATGAGCTTGCCTACAGAGTCGGGCAGGGGTTGCGGGATGCAAAATTGTTATATTTTTTTATATTTAAATTTTAATGGCGGGGCAATTTGTTATATACCCCCCTGACTTGTCCCATTTAGTGCGGTGGGAATAATTTGGCGATTAGCCTGGTCATTTTTGGAGTCTGCTCAGCCTTAACGATGACGGTTTTATTGGTTATATGATTTAGGATTTGTCCATCAACTATTCTTTTTGATTCGTCCAGGAACTTTCTTATCGACACACCTGTCTTTAGTTCGATGTGTTTGGAGATCACTAAAGCCATAAAACATATCAGAATGTGCAGCTTTATAGGCTGTTCCTTAAAATGGAATATTGGTCTGGTTTGCAAGTCACTTTTGGTTACTCGAAAAGCCTGTTCTATTCTGTACAGCTCGTGATAACGCTCAATGATGGTTTCATTGCCCTCTTTTGTTTCTTCTAAATTGGTATAGTAGCCTTTGATCCCAAGCAGCTTCTTTGTTTTTTCGATTAGGTCTTCGTTAAGTTCCATTTTCTGGTCATTGGTCTTGGTAAATTTTTGTTTTCTTCTCTTTGATGGTAATTCAATTACCTGTTTTGCTTTCTCTATTTGTTTGTTCATCTCATATAAATCTTTGCGGTATCGCACAGAAGAATAACTAAAAATCAAACAACCTAATTCCGTCTTAATTCTGATACTTTTACCATCTTGCCTGACGATTTGTTGGTCTATAGTTTCGAGCAGCTTTACTGAAAGGTTGCCCAATCGTGCTCCTACAATATAGTTGATATTGTTTTGGATTAAGTGTGCAATATTTTCTGAACTAATCATTGCCGCATCTGCCACTACCGTAAATGATTCCACATTATTTCTTTTGATAAAATCTTTGATGACAGGAACAATCGTATGTCCTTCAAACGTGTTGCCACTGAAGATTTCATAAGCAATCGGAAAACCTTCCTGGGTAACCATCAGCGCTATTAATATTTGTGGTTGCTGCGATTTATTGTCTTTAGAAAAGCCGTTCTTTCGTAATTCGTCTTCTGCAAAGGTCTCAAAGTAAAGTGTTGTCACATCGTAAAAAACAATATCATAATTGAACGAATAATGCTCCTTTGCAAAATCTACTACTTTCGTCTCTACCTTTTCTTTTAAGTCAATACATTGTGGAGCAATCTTGTAATAACTCTTACGACTATGTTTTATGCCAAAAAAATGTTCCATCAATTCTAAGGAACGAAGTTTAGATGCTGGTTCAAATATCCTCATTGTTACCAAATCATTCAATAATGCCGGCAACCCAACAAACCCCAATTTATCCTGTATAGTATTTATCTGTTGGTAGAAAAAATGGTATTGCACCCCGATAAATGTACAATGATTGAGATGAAGTAGTTTGTTTGGGCTTTCATCGGGAAAAACAGATAACTGCTTTGAAGCGTCTTTGATCCATTCATTAGCTATAGTCATAAGTTCATCCAGTTCGATTTCGTTATGAGCCGAGCCAATATGGTGTAAAATGATTCGCCTGTTGTTTTGATACCGTACTATTTGAACCGCTTTGGCATTTGATGCGGTTTTGACTATCCTGATTTTCACTCCAAAACACTCATTTAGTGCGGTAAAATTAAGAAAATAAAACGTGATAATGCTGATAATCAATATTTTATAAACGCACTAAATTCGATGGGTACAAGTCAGGACATATTGCACTTTTTTTAAAGAGGGAAGGTCGTCCCTTTATGGAATGAGCTTGCCTACAGAGTCGGGCAGGGGTTGCGGGATGCAAAATTGTTATATTTTTTTATATTTAAATTTTAATGGCGGGGCAATTTGTTATATACCCCATTATTAACATCCCAACAAATCAACATATTACTCAAAAAGTTTATCGATAAAAAGTTTCTTATTAAATACCTGTAATTGGTCAATGCCCTCACCAACACCAATGTACTTTATAGGGATTTTAAATTGATCAGATATACCCAATACAACACCACCTTTTGCACTTCCATCTAATTTTGTTAAAGCGATAGCAGTAACATTAGTCGCTTCTGTAAAATGTCTTGCCTGTTCTATTGCATTTTGACCGGTTGTAGCATCGAGAACCAATAAAACTTCATGTGGTGCTCCCGGTAACTTTTTGTCAATGGATCTCTTCACTTTTGTCAATTCATCCATCAGGTGTTTTTTATTATGCAGTCTTCCGGCGGTATCAATAATCGCTACATCCATATGGTTGTTTTGGGCATATTGCACAGTTTCATATGCCACAGCAGCCGGGTCTGTATTCATTCCTTTATTAAAAAAGGCGCTCCCTGATCTATCTGCCCAGATTTTTAATTGATCCACGGCAGCAGCCCTGAATGTGTCTCCTGCTCCAAGGACAACCTTATATCCTTTTTCACGGTATTGGTTTGCTATCTTGCCGATAGTGGTTGTTTTGCCCACACCATTCACTCCAACCACTAATGTTATAAAAGGGCCTTCCATTACAGGAATAGAATAATCTTCTATATCAACAGTATTGTTTTCTGCAAGGATGTCTATGATGACACTCTTTAGAATTCCGTTCAGTTCATCAGTATTGATATATTTGTCAGCAGCTACTTTCTCTTCCAGTCGTTCAATTATCTTTACAGTTGTATCCAGCCCTACATCCGAAGAGATAAGAATGTTTTCAAGGTCGTCCAGAAAGGCAACATCTACCTTTGATTTTCCGGCAATAGCTTTGGAAATCTGAGAAAAAAAAGTTGTTTTAGTTTTTTCCAACCCTTTATTGAGATCTTCTTCTTTTTCCTTTGTAAAAAATTTTTTAAAAAAACTCATGTCCAAATATTTTCAATAGTCAAATAACACAAAAAGGGTTTCCCCTAATAAAAGAAAAACCCTTTTTATTCCGAAAGGAAAAAATTACTTGTTCTCCTCAAAAAATTCCTTAACCTTATCTTTATGGATAATGGATTCTTTATAGGAGTATTTACCTGTTACAGGATCTTTAATAGATTTTACAACTTTTACGTGATCCCTTCCGGATCCTGCATTTGCTGCCCTTTGGGCAACTCTCGCGTTTTTCGATACTTTAGCCATATTTACTTGATTTCTTTATGAAGCGTATATTTTTTTAATACCGGGTTGTATTTTTTAATTTCCAACCTGTCGGGAGTATTCTTTCTGTTTTTTTCAGAGACATATCTTGATGTTCCTGCTACTCCGCTACTTTTGTGCTCAGTACATTCCAGGATTATCTGGATTCTGTTGCCTTTTGATTTCTTTGCCATATCAAAAAAATGTTTTTAATATTATTTTAAAAGTTTCACTCCCGTGTCCACACCTTTTCTTTCCAATTCTTTAATGTACTCATAAAGACCTTTTTTGTCAATATTTCTGAGTGCACTGCTTGAGATTTTTAATGATACCCACTGGTCAGTTTCAGGAATATAAAATCTCTTCTTAAATAAATTGGGCAGAAACCTTCTGTTAGTCTTCACATTGGAATGCGAAACTTTATGACCTTTCATTGGTCTTTTTCCCGTTAATTGACAAACTCTTGACATCTTCTTCTTTTTTTAAATCATTTTGTAATAGCGATTATGTCCGCCTTTTTAAAATTTCCTGTGTGACTCCGGAAGGATTCGAACCTTCAACCGCCTGATTCGTAGTCAGGTACTCTATCCAGTTGAGCTACGGGGCCTTGTTTCGATTCTTCAATCCTTACTTATCTTGCTGCTTTTCAGGCTGATATGAGATTTAATACCAGGATTTGGCTCAAATTTGATATCATTTTTGAAATCAGGCTGCAAAGATAAATGAAAATTTTGTTATTGCAAAAGTTTTTTTGCAAATAAATATATTAAAAATGTTTATATATAAGCAAAATCATTCCGTTTAATGCCAAAAGTGCCTATAACCATTTTTTTCTTCTGAAATATATAACCAAAAGTATGACTATCATTACCATAATTATCCATACGATTAAATATCCATACTTCCAGCGGAGCTCCGGCATTGCATCAAAATTCATCCCGTAAACGCCTACTATAAATGTTAATGGAATAAATACTGTCGATATAATGGTCAGCATTTTCATTACTTTATTCAAATCATTGCTCACAGTATTTAAGTATATATCTTTCAGGCTTACATTAATCTCCCGATATGAATCTATTGTATCAAGTAGTTGAATACTATGGTCATAAATATCTCGTAAATATCTTAAATTTCTTTCTTCAAATTGCTGATTTTCATTTCTCAGCAATTTACTGATTAATTCTCTAAGTGGATACACGATTTTTCGCATCAGAATAAGATCTTTTTTATTTTTTTGTATCTCACTCAAATGTATGACATTACAACTTAAAAGGAGGTTGTCCTCTATTTCCTCAATTTTTTCGCCCATCTTATCCAATACTTCAAAGTAGTGATCTACAATGATGTCTAAGAGTAAATAAAGCAAATAATCGACTTTTCTCTCTCTGACTTTAGTATTTTTGTCTTTTAGCCGTTCCCGAATAGGGTCAAATATATCTCCCGCCCTTTCCTGAAATGTCAGCAATGTATCGTTAAAAAGAAAAAAAGATAGCTGTTCTTCATCCAGTTCGTTTTTATCCTGATTCCAAACAATCATTTTCATTACAATAAAACTATAGTCTTTTTCTTCTTCGAGTTTCGGCCTT
The genomic region above belongs to Saprospiraceae bacterium and contains:
- the corA gene encoding magnesium/cobalt transporter CorA — encoded protein: MASKVNLKKRISKKGLPPGTKIYTGMHAQNDMYVEYRMYNQEQSECTIISPEDMVGERETSINHWFNIIGVHNSEIVKYISDLYDIHLLHQEDIMNVFQRPKLEEEKDYSFIVMKMIVWNQDKNELDEEQLSFFLFNDTLLTFQERAGDIFDPIRERLKDKNTKVRERKVDYLLYLLLDIIVDHYFEVLDKMGEKIEEIEDNLLLSCNVIHLSEIQKNKKDLILMRKIVYPLRELISKLLRNENQQFEERNLRYLRDIYDHSIQLLDTIDSYREINVSLKDIYLNTVSNDLNKVMKMLTIISTVFIPLTFIVGVYGMNFDAMPELRWKYGYLIVWIIMVMIVILLVIYFRRKKWL